Genomic segment of Helicobacter enhydrae:
TTCGAGTTTCAATCCTGTGAATTTTGCTTCAGCGGCATTGATCACCACTACAAAATCACCACAATCCAAATGTGGAGTGAAACACGCTTTGTGCTTTCCTCTAAGATATGTTGCCACCTCTGTGATAAGACGACCAAATACCTTATCCTTTGCATCAAGAACAATCCATTTGCGATCAATCTGATCTTCCTTTGCAATTTTTGTTATTTCCATTGTCTTGCCTTTCATCAAAATAAAATTTTTATAACAAAGCACGGATTTTATTATATATCATCTTAAATATCTCTTAAATTAAGTAAAAAATAAGCTACTTAATCACATTATGATCGTTAAAATAACGCCGTTCTTGATATTCCAAAAGCCTTTTGGTCTCAACAGGGAGGCTAAACTCTTCTTCATACGCTTTTTTGACAATCATTGTAATGCGTGCCAACTCCAAATCCACACCCTCCAAAACATCAAGCACAATGCCAAACATTTGAATATTTTGCACAATTATTTCATAGGCTTTTTGT
This window contains:
- the rplM gene encoding 50S ribosomal protein L13 — encoded protein: MEITKIAKEDQIDRKWIVLDAKDKVFGRLITEVATYLRGKHKACFTPHLDCGDFVVVINAAEAKFTGLKLEDKEYFTHSGYFGSTKSKTLKEMLEKNPEKLYHLAVRGMLPKTKLGRAMLKKLKVYRGSEHPHTAQMTK